Sequence from the Romeriopsis navalis LEGE 11480 genome:
CGCTCCGGACTCATGCCCTCATGATTCGACCAGGGTTCAGGGACCATCATCATCATGGCATGGGGCAGCGACCGGCCCGCCAAGGTTAGCAATTCGAACGTGTTGTCGAAAATGCTGGAGTCACTGCCTTCATTGTTGATGATCGGTTGGATTTTCTTGATGTCATCCCCGAACAACTCGGATTGCACCTGCGCTTGTCGCGCGTGCATCCAATTCATGTTACCGCGCAGCGTGTTGATTTCGCCATTATGCGCAATGTAACGATAAGGGTGCGATCGTTCCCAACTCGGGAAGGTATTCGTACTGAAGCGGGAATGCACCAGGGCCAAGGCACTCTCAAAGTCAGGGTCATGCAAATCAGGATAGAACGCGCCCACCTGGACCGGCATCAGCATGCCTTTGTAGACGATCGTCCGGCAGGAGAGACTGGAAATATACCAGTGCGAATTGTCCTGACTCACCGCATTGAACGCCAATTTACGAATCACAAATAGTTTGCGCTCGAAGGCCAGATCATCTTTCATCGCCGGTGACCGGGCAATGAATACTTGCTGCATAAACGGTTCGCTGGACTTTGCCGTGTCTCCCAGCAAGCCATTATCGGTGGGAATATCGCGCCAACCGAGTACGGCCAATCCTTCGGCGGCCACGACCTGCTCAAACCGCTCTCGGGATTGGGCTCGCACCGCGGCATCCGGCGAGCCGTAGATCATACCCACGCCGTACTGGCCCGCTGCGGGCAGATCAATCCCGATCGGGGCGGTCACTTTTTTGAGGAACTTATGGGGAACTTGTAGTAAGATTCCGGCCCCATCGCCTGTATTCGGCTCACAGCCACAGGCTCCCCGATGGTCCAGATTGAGCAAAATCGTCAGGCCATGTTCCACGATTTCGTGGGATTTCTTGCCATGCATCTGGACAATAAAACCGACACCACAGGCATCATGCTCAAATTGGGGATTGTATAAACCTTGGGCTGAGGGTAGGGAATTGTTGCTCATGGCCACCTTAAATAGACTTTTGTGATGGGAAATTGCACACCGATCCAACGCCTAGCCGGGGCCAGACTGCTTGATGATGCTTTGATGCGTTGCTCTGAAGCGTCAACAAAGTGAGACGCGATTTGTTGCGTCTATACTTTTCATTGATTGTCTAATGGGAAATGAAGATCGGGGTAATGTCTTAACGAAAATGTCATATCTACGGACCGACCCTCGACGATCCCTCACAAAAATACAAATTCCTGCTAATAAAAGTTTGTAAATACTTACATTTATAAATTTTTACCGTTTTTCGGTATCGGTGGCGGTCAGTCCATAGTCGAATGGGCGATGTCGTCTTCCCAAAAACGACATCGCCCATTTAGTTGGCTCACTTATAGCAACGTTGAAGCTGGAGTGCTGTGATGAGACAGAATCGATCGCACGCGCTTAATAACTATCGTCATTTTTGCCGACGACCGTCATGCCAAGCAAGACATCGGCTTCGTTCAGCCGATCGGCGATCGCTTGCCGCCATTGCAAATCAATTTCATTGTCAGCCAGGACATCGAGGGCCTGTTGCCGATATTGGGCGCTTTCGACTTTATCGACCTCGTCCAGATGATCGAGGCATTCATAGGTCGTTTCAAGAGCAGCTTTTGTCATGAATTTCCTCTGTGAATGTAGCGGATGATCATGGCAGCTAGGTGAGTTGGCGGACTAAAGCTGGTTGCCCGAAGACGGTTCAGCTTAATCTCGAAGCAACACGACCGGGACTGCTGCGCGACTGATCGATTGAATTAACTTTATTAGTTCAATAGGTTTAACTAACTTGATCTAACTCGATTTTTTTCGACTTGTCCCGTGATGCTCGATCGAACTTGCGGTTTCTTTACACGTTTTAGGGAATTGAGGTGTTTCTTCACACTAAATGAGTGAGTACATTTATGTGATTGTTAGGATGGTGCTTGGCCTTTGGAGCGCTATGCACGATCGGACGCAACCTTGCGGGTGAGGCTGAATTGGTTATGACGAAGCAATTTCCCGATGTGCCGGGATCATTGACGGACGGATTGGCCTTGGGGCAGTGTGTGGCGACGTTATGGCAGAAATATTGGCAGGCAACGTTGACACCGAGTCCAGGATTTACGGGTTGGTCGCTGGACGATCGTGATCCGCACGTAATTGAGCAATGGATGCCATTGTGGGAATGGCTCTATCAGCATTATTTCCGGGTGCAGGCCGATGGCTGGGAGCACGTCCCAGCAACTGGTCAGGTGATGCTGATTGGGTCACATAATGGGGGATTGGCAGCGCCGGACACGGTGATGATGACCTATGACTGGTTGCGCCGGTTTGGTCCGGAGCGAGCGGCATATGGGCTGATGGACCCGCGAATTTGGCAGGGCGCCCTGGGCACCGCCCAACTAGCGACGCAGATTGGCGCGGTACGGGCACATCCACGCATGGGCATCGCGGCATTAGAGCGGGGTGCGAGTGTGTTGATTTATCCCGGTGGGGCGCGGGATGTGTTCCGCCCTCATCATCAACGCCATCAAGTGTGCCTGGGCGATAATCAGGGGTTTATCAAACTGGCGTTGCGCTATGAAGTGCCGATTATTCCGGCGATTTCCGTGGGGGCACATTCGACATTAGTGGTATTGGCGGATTTATATCCCTGGATGCAGCAGTTACATGAGCGCGGCTTGCCTTGGTATTTGGGGATTGATCCGACTGTGTTTCCAGTTTATCTGGGGTTGCCGTGGGGGTTAGCGATCGGACCCTGGCCGAATATTCCCTTACCAGTGCCAATGCAAACCCGTATCTGTCCGCCAATTACCTTTAAACACTATGGCCGGGCAGCATCACGCGATCGGGCTTACGTTGATGCTTGCCATCGGCAGGTGCAGGCAACGATGCAGGTAGAACTCGATCGCTTGGTGCAAGAGCGTCAAAGCTGGCTTTAGCAACCATTGCACCGCAATTAGCACCGCAAGTATTTAGGCATTACCCCAGAACTGCGCGATTTATGAAAAATGGTTGGAGACGCAAGCCGCAGCGATGTATCTCCAAC
This genomic interval carries:
- a CDS encoding lysophospholipid acyltransferase family protein encodes the protein MTKQFPDVPGSLTDGLALGQCVATLWQKYWQATLTPSPGFTGWSLDDRDPHVIEQWMPLWEWLYQHYFRVQADGWEHVPATGQVMLIGSHNGGLAAPDTVMMTYDWLRRFGPERAAYGLMDPRIWQGALGTAQLATQIGAVRAHPRMGIAALERGASVLIYPGGARDVFRPHHQRHQVCLGDNQGFIKLALRYEVPIIPAISVGAHSTLVVLADLYPWMQQLHERGLPWYLGIDPTVFPVYLGLPWGLAIGPWPNIPLPVPMQTRICPPITFKHYGRAASRDRAYVDACHRQVQATMQVELDRLVQERQSWL